A segment of the Serratia fonticola genome:
AGCGTATCGGCAGCATTATCAATCAGACGCAGGTTGGTCAGCGTCTGGCTGGAGACCTGGCCAAGCGCTTCGCCGGTCACCAATGCCTGCACGCCATAACGCTCGGCAACCTGAGAAGCTGCACGTACCATCATACGCTTGAGCACCACGCCCATCTGGCCGTCGTCTACCTTTTCCAGGATCTCACCCACCACCGGCTCAAAGTCGATGGCGACAAAGCGCACCTTGTGCGAGCTGCCAAAACGGTTCCACAGATAGTAAGCCACCTGCTTCACGCCAATTTCGTGCGCGGCACCGCCCAGGTTAAAGAAGCAATAATGCACTCGGCAGCCGCGACGCATCAGCATGTAGCTGGACACACCGGAATCAAAACCACCAGAAATCAGTGACAGGACATCTTCCTGAGTTCCGATAGGATAACCGCCGATCCCTTCGCGACGCGCTTTGACCAGCATCAGCTTGTCGTCTTCAATCTCCAGATTCACCGTCACCTGTGGGTGCGAAAGTTTTACGCGCGCACTTTCGATATGCTGATTCAGACCACCGCCAACATAGCGTTCCACATCCTGCGAACTGAATTCGTGCTTGCCACGACGTTTAACGCGCACACAGAAGGTCTTGCCTTCCAACTGTTCCCGATAGGTTTCCAGCGTCTGTTCAAAGATGTTATGCACATCGGTATAGGCGCGGTCTTCCACTTCCAGGATATGGTGAATACCGGGAATACGCGTTAATGCATCGGCAATTGCCGGGCGCTGATTTTCATCTTTAGCCCGCACCTCGATAAAATCCCAGTGACGGACAACCGCCAGCGTTTCATCATACTGCTTCAGGACGTTACGGATGTTAGTAGTCAGGATCTTAATGAAGCGCAAGCGCACAGATTGACTCTTGATGGTGATTTCCGGGAACAATTTAATGATAAACTTCATGGCGGTCTTTATTGTCTGATAAGAATTTCGGGGTAAAAGATTTATACCCTACCCCTTCTCAAGCGGCGGCGGTTGGCTGCAACTTGAAAGCGATTAGGTATACAATGACGATAAGAATGATAAAACGTCGCCTCTCACGAACTTTTATCATTCTTATACACAACATCATTCAAAATGCCTTGCAGCGGCAAGCGCGCAGGTCCCCAGGAACAGAGATACTCAGTAACCGGGATGAACAAGCGTAACCACAAAGAGGCAACTTGAAGGATAATGTTTATATCTGGGCGCGAAGTATATCACTATCTGATCGTCCACCGTGCACAAAACCACATAGACGCGCCATGATTTGCTAACCAAGATCCGCTAGGATAGGCTCTGGCCCAGTGTTCACATGATGATGTAAAAAGAAAATTATGCCGAAAAAACCTGCACAATCAGACAGTAAAGAGCAAAGCATCAGCTTTGAGAGCTCACTTGGTGAACTTGAAGGTATCGTCACACGCCTGGAGTCCGGCGAATTGCCATTGGAAGAAGCGCTGAATGAGTTTGAGCGTGGTGTGCAACTGGCGCGCCAAGGCCAACAAAAACTGCAACAGGCTGAGCAGCGTGTACAGATCCTGCTCAACGACAGTAACGATGATACTGCGCTGGCCCCTTTTACCCCGGACGCTGAGTAATAACGATGTCTGAGTTCCAAGATCAG
Coding sequences within it:
- the xseB gene encoding exodeoxyribonuclease VII small subunit, which produces MPKKPAQSDSKEQSISFESSLGELEGIVTRLESGELPLEEALNEFERGVQLARQGQQKLQQAEQRVQILLNDSNDDTALAPFTPDAE
- the thiI gene encoding tRNA uracil 4-sulfurtransferase ThiI, which translates into the protein MKFIIKLFPEITIKSQSVRLRFIKILTTNIRNVLKQYDETLAVVRHWDFIEVRAKDENQRPAIADALTRIPGIHHILEVEDRAYTDVHNIFEQTLETYREQLEGKTFCVRVKRRGKHEFSSQDVERYVGGGLNQHIESARVKLSHPQVTVNLEIEDDKLMLVKARREGIGGYPIGTQEDVLSLISGGFDSGVSSYMLMRRGCRVHYCFFNLGGAAHEIGVKQVAYYLWNRFGSSHKVRFVAIDFEPVVGEILEKVDDGQMGVVLKRMMVRAASQVAERYGVQALVTGEALGQVSSQTLTNLRLIDNAADTLILRPLISHDKEHIIKIAREIGSEDFAKTMPEYCGVISKNPTVKAVKSKIEEEEGNFDFDILDRVVREARNVDIRTIAEEAQQQVTEVETVAEFTADEVILDIRSIDEQEEKPLQLAQVEVKPLPFYKLSTQFGDLDQSKTYLLYCDRGVMSRLQALYLLEQGYANVKVYRP